A window of Psychroflexus sp. ALD_RP9 contains these coding sequences:
- a CDS encoding OsmC family protein, with protein MEDHIYNVEIKWLEQRKGKMYSPELHDQINNNSNEIEVATPTQFNGGMPFTWSPEHLFTAAVSSCLMTTFLAIAEHSKLNYSSFKCPSKGFLNKVDGRFAMHKVELYPEICLKKNRDKKKAEKVLEKSKKACLISNSVISKIEMHPRIIVIE; from the coding sequence ATGGAAGATCACATTTACAATGTAGAAATTAAATGGCTTGAACAACGAAAAGGTAAAATGTATTCACCTGAACTTCATGACCAAATAAATAACAACTCAAACGAAATTGAAGTTGCCACACCAACACAATTTAATGGCGGTATGCCATTTACGTGGTCTCCAGAACATTTATTTACAGCAGCCGTATCAAGCTGTTTGATGACCACTTTTTTAGCGATTGCAGAACACTCTAAGTTAAACTATAGTAGTTTTAAATGCCCATCGAAAGGTTTTTTAAACAAAGTAGATGGACGCTTTGCTATGCACAAAGTTGAACTTTATCCTGAAATCTGCCTTAAAAAAAATCGAGACAAAAAAAAGGCAGAAAAAGTATTAGAGAAATCAAAAAAAGCTTGCTTAATTTCAAATTCTGTTATTTCTAAAATTGAAATGCATCCTCGCATTATCGTAATAGAATAA
- a CDS encoding FAD/NAD(P)-binding oxidoreductase — translation MNSSHDILIIGGGSGGIMTAAQLLKKDKTLDIAIIEPSDTHYYQPAWTLVGAGTYNYEDTAKPMKDLIPEGAKWIKDYATKFNATENIVETKNNGSIGYKYLVVSPGLVMDPKQIEGLEESLGKGVVCSNYTDPKHTWEVIKNFKGGNAIFTQPTTPIKCGGAPQKIAYLAADYFRKNKIDSKVVFATPGSVLFGVKPIRDTLTRVVERYGIVFKPFYAPRHIDAKNKKIIFSYTGDDENQCVTNESKEIGEKISGVANIEVPFDMLHIAPPQAAPKFVRDSELANKDGWLDVNINTLQHNKYPTIFGLGDVAGLPTAKTGAAIRKQVPVLVDNILKLMNNQEANNNSYQGYSSCPLVTGYGKMTLAEFDYEGNFTPDPKLKQMLVFNSAKEHWRLWMLKKYGLPYLYWNKMMKGEAV, via the coding sequence ATGAACTCATCACATGATATTTTAATTATCGGAGGCGGTTCGGGTGGCATTATGACAGCTGCACAACTTCTAAAAAAAGATAAAACATTAGACATTGCTATTATAGAGCCATCTGACACACATTACTATCAACCAGCTTGGACTTTAGTTGGTGCAGGAACTTACAATTATGAAGACACTGCAAAACCAATGAAAGATTTAATTCCAGAAGGCGCTAAATGGATTAAGGATTATGCCACGAAATTTAATGCTACAGAAAACATCGTAGAAACCAAAAATAATGGATCTATTGGTTACAAATATTTAGTCGTATCTCCAGGCTTAGTTATGGATCCTAAACAAATAGAAGGTCTTGAAGAGTCGTTAGGTAAAGGTGTTGTTTGTAGTAATTATACAGACCCTAAACACACTTGGGAAGTCATTAAAAACTTTAAAGGTGGTAATGCTATTTTTACTCAACCTACAACTCCTATAAAGTGCGGTGGAGCTCCACAAAAAATTGCCTATTTAGCTGCAGATTATTTTAGAAAAAACAAAATAGACTCTAAAGTAGTGTTTGCTACACCAGGCTCAGTACTATTTGGTGTTAAGCCTATTCGTGATACCTTAACTAGAGTTGTAGAGCGATATGGTATCGTGTTTAAACCATTTTATGCACCAAGACATATTGATGCAAAAAATAAAAAAATTATTTTCTCGTACACAGGAGATGACGAAAACCAATGTGTAACAAATGAGTCAAAAGAAATTGGTGAAAAAATTAGCGGTGTCGCTAATATTGAAGTTCCATTTGACATGCTGCATATCGCACCGCCTCAAGCTGCACCAAAATTTGTTCGTGATTCTGAATTAGCCAATAAAGATGGCTGGCTTGATGTTAACATAAATACACTTCAACATAACAAATATCCAACTATTTTTGGTCTTGGCGATGTAGCTGGCTTACCTACGGCTAAAACAGGTGCAGCTATTAGAAAGCAAGTACCCGTTTTAGTTGATAATATTTTAAAATTAATGAATAATCAAGAAGCGAATAATAATTCTTATCAAGGTTATTCTTCTTGTCCTCTAGTGACAGGATATGGTAAAATGACGCTTGCAGAATTTGATTATGAAGGTAATTTTACACCAGATCCAAAACTAAAGCAAATGCTAGTTTTCAATTCTGCTAAGGAACATTGGCGATTATGGATGCTTAAAAAATATGGCTTGCCTTACTTATACTGGAATAAAATGATGAAAGGTGAAGCTGTGTAA
- a CDS encoding hemerythrin domain-containing protein: MPKPLKRHPALQNLSREHHDILVFALRLKKGLKKAEIDNIRSYIDWFWKHYLYVHFQQEELYLFPITSEATNLTKKAQEYHEKLEQLFKTNQIEKLHVIKIYKMLVVYVRFEERKLFPEIQTKLSEYELEIYTKNHQAQLNCPYWDKPFWK; encoded by the coding sequence ATGCCAAAACCTCTTAAAAGACATCCAGCATTACAAAATCTAAGTCGGGAACATCACGACATTTTGGTATTTGCTTTACGTTTAAAGAAAGGGCTTAAAAAAGCTGAAATTGATAACATTAGAAGTTACATCGATTGGTTTTGGAAACATTATCTTTATGTTCACTTTCAACAAGAAGAGTTGTATTTATTTCCGATTACATCTGAAGCCACTAATCTCACAAAAAAAGCTCAAGAATATCATGAAAAACTTGAGCAACTTTTCAAAACTAATCAAATAGAGAAATTGCATGTTATTAAAATTTATAAAATGCTAGTGGTTTATGTAAGGTTTGAGGAACGCAAATTATTCCCTGAAATACAAACTAAACTCAGTGAATATGAGCTTGAAATTTACACAAAAAATCATCAAGCACAGCTTAACTGTCCATATTGGGACAAACCTTTTTGGAAATAA
- the ftsA gene encoding cell division protein FtsA codes for MENENIAVGLDIGTTKIVAMIGRENEYGKVEILGIGRTKSLGVHRGVVNNITQTIQSIQQALQQAEANSQLKVDAVTVGIAGQHIRSLQHSDYITRNDVEEVINDDDIDSLCNQVHKLVMLPGEEIIHVLPQEYKVDGQSEITEPRGMSGGRLEANFHVVVGQISSIRNIARCVQNSGLELKGMTLEPLASANAVLSQEEKEAGVALIDIGGGTTDLAIFKDGIIRHTAVIPFGGNVVTEDIKEGCSIIEKQAELLKVKFGSAWPGENKENEIVSIPGLRGRDPKEISLKNLSKIIHFRAVEIIEQVFLEIKNYGHEEQKKKLIAGIVITGGGAQLKHLKQLVEYVTGMDTRIGYPNEHLAGDTDDEIASPMYATAVGLVMDGLKRNLELQKESDNKKEDGAEDELEADSTVTDEHQEDQTSTEATQNQEQKYEDSFLNEDYGAKRPAEPKKSFFDKFFDKVKDFLDKAE; via the coding sequence ATGGAAAATGAAAACATTGCAGTAGGTTTAGATATCGGTACAACTAAAATTGTAGCCATGATTGGTCGTGAAAACGAATATGGTAAAGTAGAGATTTTAGGTATTGGCCGTACTAAAAGTCTAGGTGTACATCGAGGTGTTGTAAACAACATTACACAAACAATACAGTCAATTCAGCAAGCTCTACAACAGGCAGAAGCTAACTCTCAATTAAAAGTAGATGCCGTAACCGTAGGCATAGCTGGGCAACACATTCGTAGTTTGCAACATAGCGATTATATTACACGAAATGATGTTGAAGAAGTAATTAACGACGACGATATAGATTCACTTTGCAACCAAGTGCACAAATTAGTGATGCTTCCTGGCGAAGAAATTATTCATGTTTTACCACAAGAATACAAAGTTGACGGTCAGTCTGAAATTACTGAACCACGTGGCATGTCAGGCGGTCGTTTAGAAGCTAATTTTCATGTGGTTGTTGGTCAAATATCATCTATTCGGAACATTGCCCGATGCGTTCAAAATTCTGGTTTAGAGTTAAAAGGAATGACGCTTGAACCTTTAGCTTCTGCAAATGCTGTTTTAAGTCAAGAAGAAAAAGAAGCTGGTGTAGCACTTATTGATATTGGTGGCGGTACTACCGATTTAGCGATTTTTAAAGATGGTATCATTCGTCATACAGCAGTTATTCCGTTTGGCGGAAACGTTGTTACTGAAGATATTAAAGAAGGCTGCTCAATTATAGAAAAACAAGCTGAATTACTAAAAGTAAAATTTGGTTCAGCCTGGCCAGGAGAAAATAAAGAAAATGAAATTGTATCTATTCCTGGTTTACGCGGACGTGACCCAAAAGAGATTTCGCTGAAAAATCTATCTAAAATTATACATTTTAGAGCTGTTGAAATTATTGAACAAGTCTTTTTAGAGATTAAAAATTATGGTCACGAAGAACAAAAAAAGAAACTCATTGCAGGAATTGTAATTACAGGCGGCGGCGCTCAACTTAAACATTTAAAGCAATTAGTTGAATATGTTACTGGAATGGATACTAGAATTGGCTATCCTAACGAACACCTTGCAGGCGATACCGATGATGAAATTGCAAGTCCGATGTATGCTACGGCCGTTGGCTTAGTTATGGACGGGCTAAAACGCAACTTAGAATTACAAAAAGAATCAGATAATAAAAAAGAGGATGGAGCCGAGGATGAACTTGAAGCCGACAGCACAGTAACTGATGAACATCAGGAAGACCAAACATCAACTGAAGCAACACAAAATCAAGAACAAAAATACGAAGACTCATTTTTGAATGAAGACTACGGCGCCAAAAGACCAGCCGAACCTAAGAAAAGTTTTTTCGATAAATTTTTTGATAAAGTAAAAGATTTTTTAGATAAAGCAGAATAA
- a CDS encoding TonB-dependent receptor domain-containing protein — translation MKKMYLAAFLLFTAVSFAQTRLFKIVDKNTKKELTTAYAENTVTNAIIYANAEGLALELQQSYRIKNLGYQSVEVKITSTTPEVVSLQPKVNSLAEVLITGNRLQDPVMTMVKPDISKYVVQPKNVADLFSGLNGFSLIKRGNYAIDPSFRAAQYEQLNIQYDGGTKVMHACPNRMDPITSHVSPEEISKIEVIKGPFSVRYGATFGGVVNLVTQSAQNYKKGISGSVSSGYETNGNALTTMAKLNYVDNKFDLGVNYGYRDFGNYEDGSNTEIPSSFRSIDYGINLGYNFTEQQRLQLNWRQSYGREVLHASLPMDTEYDDSSIASLDYHINELSEGINALKFKVYYSFVDHLMTNENRPNRSIVEASSPVESTTTGGKLEVDWQLSEAIRVFSGVDAQLIARDGSRTRVVKQNMMGMPLPQAQIFTDKIWQDSYVNTFGFFNEAKWKLQEKTSLTLGARLDLVTSDIKDPEADFEDLYPNLGEREEYNFSFTASIIQDLSDHSTLEFAFGRGLRSANMIERYINHFSVGPDPFEYIGNPNLDAEVNNQFEVKYASNYALNHNFFKGINFEASAYYSIFENYIVPLIDTSLSRKYMPNLEPTNPKVFRNLDEAYKYGFETSLSLALINDFNLNWQSAYVMTKNQDLDEALPLTPPWRNRFTLAYTTNTFWGELAYQVVSKQDELSTSFGEVETPAWQTLDFKAGFNYKSYQFGVAVLNIFDEFYNNHLNFAFTNQDGFSRRPITEPGRNFSVFAKYKF, via the coding sequence ATGAAAAAAATGTATTTAGCAGCGTTTCTGTTGTTTACAGCAGTCAGCTTTGCTCAAACTCGTCTATTTAAAATTGTAGATAAAAACACAAAAAAAGAATTAACTACGGCTTATGCCGAAAATACGGTAACCAATGCTATAATTTATGCAAACGCTGAAGGTTTAGCTCTTGAGCTACAGCAAAGTTATCGCATTAAAAATCTAGGCTATCAATCTGTTGAAGTTAAAATTACTTCAACTACTCCAGAAGTCGTATCTCTTCAGCCAAAAGTAAATAGTTTAGCTGAAGTTCTAATTACAGGTAACAGACTCCAAGACCCTGTAATGACTATGGTAAAACCAGATATTTCAAAATATGTTGTTCAACCAAAAAATGTAGCTGATTTGTTTTCAGGACTAAATGGGTTCTCGTTAATAAAACGTGGTAATTACGCTATAGATCCAAGCTTTAGAGCAGCTCAGTACGAACAACTAAATATTCAATATGATGGAGGCACAAAAGTTATGCATGCATGTCCTAACCGTATGGATCCTATAACTAGTCATGTTTCTCCCGAAGAAATTTCTAAAATAGAAGTAATTAAAGGTCCTTTTAGTGTGCGTTATGGCGCTACTTTTGGTGGTGTTGTTAATTTAGTAACACAATCTGCTCAAAACTATAAAAAAGGTATCTCAGGATCTGTTTCTTCTGGATATGAAACTAATGGGAATGCTTTAACTACAATGGCTAAATTAAACTATGTTGATAATAAATTTGATTTAGGTGTTAACTACGGTTATCGTGATTTTGGTAACTACGAAGATGGCTCTAATACCGAGATTCCTAGTAGTTTTAGAAGTATTGATTATGGTATAAATTTAGGTTATAATTTTACAGAACAACAAAGACTTCAACTTAATTGGCGCCAATCGTATGGTCGTGAAGTATTACATGCCTCTTTACCTATGGATACAGAATATGACGATTCATCTATTGCTTCTTTAGATTATCACATCAATGAATTATCTGAAGGTATTAACGCTTTAAAGTTCAAGGTTTACTATTCATTTGTTGATCATTTAATGACTAATGAAAATAGACCAAACCGATCTATAGTTGAAGCAAGTTCGCCAGTAGAGTCTACAACAACTGGTGGTAAACTAGAAGTTGATTGGCAATTATCTGAAGCAATTCGAGTGTTTAGCGGTGTTGATGCTCAACTAATCGCTAGAGATGGCTCTAGAACTCGAGTTGTAAAACAAAACATGATGGGAATGCCTTTGCCGCAAGCCCAAATATTTACAGATAAAATTTGGCAAGATTCTTATGTTAATACATTTGGTTTTTTTAACGAAGCCAAATGGAAGCTTCAAGAAAAAACATCTTTAACTTTAGGCGCAAGACTTGATTTAGTTACTTCAGATATCAAAGATCCAGAAGCCGATTTCGAAGACTTATACCCTAATTTGGGCGAGCGTGAAGAATATAATTTTAGTTTTACGGCATCTATAATTCAGGATTTAAGCGATCATTCTACCTTAGAGTTTGCCTTTGGTCGTGGACTTCGGTCAGCTAATATGATAGAACGTTATATTAATCATTTTTCTGTAGGTCCAGACCCTTTTGAATATATAGGTAATCCAAACCTTGATGCCGAAGTTAATAATCAATTTGAAGTAAAATATGCTTCTAATTATGCGCTTAATCACAACTTTTTTAAAGGGATTAATTTTGAAGCATCTGCTTATTATTCAATATTCGAAAACTATATTGTACCACTGATAGATACAAGCTTAAGCCGGAAATATATGCCAAATCTTGAGCCAACAAACCCAAAAGTGTTTAGAAACCTGGATGAAGCATATAAGTATGGTTTTGAAACTAGCCTTAGTTTAGCTTTAATAAATGATTTTAATTTAAACTGGCAATCTGCTTATGTCATGACCAAAAATCAAGATCTTGATGAAGCTTTACCATTAACACCGCCTTGGCGAAATAGATTTACATTGGCATATACCACCAATACTTTTTGGGGTGAATTAGCTTATCAAGTTGTGAGTAAACAAGACGAACTTTCAACATCTTTTGGTGAAGTTGAAACACCAGCTTGGCAAACATTAGATTTTAAAGCTGGTTTTAACTACAAGTCTTATCAATTTGGTGTTGCAGTGCTTAATATTTTTGATGAATTTTATAATAACCATCTTAATTTTGCATTCACAAACCAAGATGGTTTTTCAAGACGACCAATTACTGAACCAGGTCGAAATTTTAGTGTATTTGCAAAGTATAAATTTTAG
- a CDS encoding cytochrome ubiquinol oxidase subunit I, whose protein sequence is MDVEILSRIQFAFTVAFHYIYPPLSIGIGLIMVVFESMYLRTKQKEYEVLAKFWTKIFAITFGIGVVTGIVMEFEFGTNWATYSRYVGDIFGSALAAEGIFAFALESSALGVLLFGWNRVKPWVHLVATWAVFLGSMFSAVWIVVANSWQQTPAGYHIVGEGMQARAEIVDFWAMVFNPSSVDRLTHVWLGAFLAGTFLILSVHAYYILKGRFVFLSKKAFKITLVVAAIASLAQLFTGHSSAEGVAVNQPAKLAAMEGHFEKSAAADLYLLGWVDKENKEVSGLKVPGGLSFMLHQDFETPVTGLDAFPEEDQPSQVNAVFQFYHLMVAIGMFLIALSLFALWQWKRGKLFQKKWLLWTFVFTALLPQLANQFGWFAAEMGRQPWVVYGLLRTSDALSKSVQANQVLFSLILFFVVYLVLFLLFIYLMNKKIKSGPESDINFDDGSLNKEIAEVVTK, encoded by the coding sequence ATGGATGTAGAAATTCTCTCTCGTATCCAATTTGCCTTCACTGTTGCTTTTCATTATATCTATCCGCCACTAAGTATCGGTATAGGCTTAATAATGGTTGTTTTTGAAAGTATGTATTTACGAACCAAGCAAAAAGAATACGAAGTCTTAGCAAAATTTTGGACTAAAATCTTCGCTATTACTTTTGGTATTGGTGTGGTAACTGGTATTGTTATGGAGTTTGAGTTTGGAACCAATTGGGCAACTTATTCTCGTTATGTGGGTGATATCTTTGGAAGTGCACTTGCAGCTGAAGGTATTTTTGCCTTCGCTTTAGAAAGTAGTGCTTTAGGTGTACTATTATTTGGGTGGAACCGTGTAAAACCTTGGGTTCATTTAGTGGCTACCTGGGCTGTTTTTTTAGGTTCTATGTTTTCTGCAGTGTGGATTGTGGTAGCCAATTCTTGGCAACAAACGCCTGCGGGTTACCATATTGTAGGAGAAGGAATGCAAGCCAGAGCAGAAATAGTTGATTTTTGGGCTATGGTCTTTAATCCATCTTCTGTTGACCGGTTAACTCACGTTTGGCTTGGTGCCTTCTTAGCTGGAACATTTTTAATCTTAAGTGTGCATGCTTATTATATTTTAAAAGGTCGTTTTGTATTTTTATCTAAAAAAGCATTCAAAATTACCTTGGTAGTTGCAGCCATTGCTTCATTAGCTCAACTATTTACGGGTCACAGTTCTGCTGAAGGCGTTGCCGTTAACCAACCCGCAAAGTTAGCCGCTATGGAAGGACATTTTGAAAAATCAGCAGCAGCAGATTTATACTTGTTGGGCTGGGTAGATAAAGAAAATAAAGAAGTGAGTGGCTTAAAAGTGCCTGGAGGACTTTCATTTATGTTACATCAAGATTTTGAAACTCCAGTCACAGGCCTAGATGCTTTTCCTGAAGAAGATCAACCTTCTCAAGTGAATGCCGTTTTTCAATTTTATCATTTAATGGTAGCTATTGGCATGTTTCTTATTGCTTTAAGCTTATTTGCATTATGGCAGTGGAAACGTGGTAAGCTTTTTCAGAAAAAATGGTTGTTATGGACTTTTGTTTTTACAGCACTATTGCCACAATTAGCCAATCAATTTGGCTGGTTTGCTGCTGAAATGGGCAGACAGCCTTGGGTTGTTTATGGTTTACTAAGAACTTCTGATGCTTTATCTAAAAGTGTACAAGCCAATCAAGTGTTATTCTCGTTAATCTTGTTTTTTGTTGTTTATCTCGTTTTATTTCTTTTATTCATTTATTTAATGAATAAAAAAATTAAAAGCGGCCCAGAAAGTGATATCAACTTTGATGATGGAAGTTTAAATAAAGAAATAGCTGAAGTAGTTACAAAATAA
- the cydB gene encoding cytochrome d ubiquinol oxidase subunit II: METLLGIDYPTWWFLVVGALFSGYAILDGFDFGAGAWHMFFKKNTSRETALKAIDPTWHGNEVWLVIGGGTLFAGFPVFYGTLFSAMYTPFILFLLFIIFRGISIKFRNMEDMLWWRRMWDWSYSISSIMLAFLLGVVLGNILNGMPLNENYEYVGRGFFEFLNPFSILVGVTSLALFMMHGAIYLLLKTEGKLFDRIQGFLKKGMAFFILAYLITTSYGFLYLDHLLVVFEENKILFIVPLLVFLSIANVPRLASKKKYGWAFIFTSITIALLLVIVAFELYPRLLLSNPSIENSITIYNAAASTKTLKIMMGFVAIGGPLVLLYSYFVYRTFWGKVKHNQISY; encoded by the coding sequence ATGGAAACTTTATTAGGAATAGATTATCCAACTTGGTGGTTTTTAGTCGTCGGGGCACTCTTTTCGGGTTATGCCATTTTAGATGGGTTTGATTTTGGAGCAGGAGCTTGGCATATGTTTTTTAAAAAAAATACCAGCAGAGAAACCGCTCTAAAAGCCATCGACCCTACTTGGCATGGAAATGAAGTTTGGTTGGTAATTGGCGGCGGAACGCTATTTGCTGGTTTCCCCGTGTTTTATGGCACCTTATTTTCGGCTATGTATACGCCATTTATTTTGTTTTTACTTTTTATCATTTTCCGCGGTATTTCTATCAAATTTAGAAATATGGAAGACATGCTTTGGTGGAGAAGAATGTGGGATTGGAGTTATTCTATTTCTAGCATTATGTTGGCTTTTCTACTAGGTGTTGTTTTAGGTAATATTCTAAACGGCATGCCGTTAAATGAAAATTATGAATATGTTGGACGTGGTTTTTTCGAGTTTCTAAATCCGTTTTCAATTTTAGTTGGCGTAACTAGTTTAGCACTCTTCATGATGCATGGTGCTATTTATCTACTGCTTAAAACAGAAGGCAAATTATTTGATAGAATTCAGGGTTTTTTGAAAAAAGGAATGGCATTTTTCATTCTAGCTTACTTGATAACTACAAGCTATGGATTTTTATATTTAGACCATCTTTTGGTGGTTTTTGAAGAAAACAAAATTTTATTTATTGTTCCTTTATTGGTATTTTTAAGCATAGCGAATGTGCCTCGATTAGCAAGTAAGAAAAAATATGGCTGGGCCTTTATTTTTACAAGTATTACCATTGCCTTGTTACTTGTAATTGTGGCTTTTGAATTATACCCTAGGTTATTACTATCTAATCCAAGCATAGAAAATAGCATTACCATTTACAACGCTGCAGCGTCTACCAAAACCTTAAAAATTATGATGGGATTTGTGGCCATTGGCGGTCCTTTGGTGTTACTGTATAGCTATTTTGTTTATAGAACATTTTGGGGGAAAGTAAAACATAACCAAATTAGTTACTAA
- the ftsZ gene encoding cell division protein FtsZ, translated as MGSELDNIAFDLPKNQSNVIKVIGVGGGGSNAINHMFSQGIKGVDFVICNTDAQALESSPVPNKIQLGVNLTEGLGAGANPEIGKEAAQESSEDIKNLLGKNTKMVFVTAGMGGGTGTGAAPVIAQLSRDLDILTVGIVTIPFQFEGKTRNDQAQLGVEELRRNVDSLIVINNNKLREVYGNLGFKAGFSKADEVLATASRGIAEVITHHYTQNIDLRDAKTVLSNSGTAIMGSGTASGTNRSNIAIEKALDSPLLNDNKITGAQNVLLLIVSGKEEITIDEIGEINDHIQAEAGNSANIIMGVGEDESLEESISVTVIATGFNTEQQDVIVNTETKKIIHTLEDEQKVEQDLMPKDHFKAQPKTSRATEEPKKIIHTLNLDEAEDNKPKQNNQPNDINEIDVDYETVNNDIEFEIHEKPTESETQSEQAEGHDDGFLQFDLNTSNTEETIKKERQFTAEEISQIEVHNFEEIKFQPKSEHQVKRYNLEDFEEEQLESVSQKTSTQPKKVEEPQEENLFTTSIRDTESTQDNNETTEVDPFNSSISELAARAEERRAKMKQFNYKFNRSNNIDDIEKQPAYKRAGVELKEHQRNAQNMSRTSLESNEDGINFKSNNSFLHDNVD; from the coding sequence ATGGGCTCAGAATTAGATAACATTGCATTCGATTTACCGAAGAACCAGTCTAACGTCATTAAAGTAATCGGTGTTGGTGGCGGTGGCTCAAACGCTATTAATCACATGTTTAGTCAAGGCATTAAAGGTGTTGATTTTGTAATTTGTAATACCGATGCTCAAGCTTTAGAAAGTAGTCCAGTTCCCAATAAAATCCAGCTTGGCGTTAACTTAACCGAAGGATTAGGCGCTGGCGCAAATCCGGAAATAGGTAAAGAAGCAGCACAAGAATCTTCAGAAGACATCAAAAACTTACTAGGTAAAAATACTAAAATGGTTTTTGTTACGGCTGGAATGGGTGGCGGTACAGGAACTGGTGCAGCACCAGTAATTGCGCAGCTCTCACGTGATTTAGACATCTTAACTGTTGGTATTGTTACCATTCCTTTTCAGTTTGAAGGTAAAACTCGTAATGATCAAGCTCAACTAGGTGTTGAAGAGTTACGTCGAAATGTAGATTCTTTAATTGTTATTAATAACAACAAATTACGTGAAGTTTATGGTAATCTTGGTTTCAAAGCTGGTTTCTCTAAAGCCGATGAGGTTTTAGCAACCGCATCTAGAGGTATTGCAGAAGTAATAACTCACCATTACACACAAAACATCGACCTTCGTGATGCTAAAACAGTTTTAAGTAATAGCGGTACTGCAATTATGGGTTCAGGAACAGCCTCAGGTACAAACCGATCGAATATTGCAATCGAAAAGGCGCTTGATTCTCCCTTGTTAAATGATAATAAAATTACTGGTGCCCAGAATGTACTTTTATTAATTGTTTCAGGTAAGGAAGAAATTACGATTGATGAAATAGGAGAAATTAATGACCATATTCAAGCTGAAGCAGGTAACAGCGCTAATATTATTATGGGTGTTGGTGAAGATGAAAGCTTAGAAGAGTCTATTTCAGTAACCGTTATCGCCACTGGTTTTAATACTGAACAGCAAGATGTGATTGTTAATACCGAAACAAAGAAAATTATTCATACTTTGGAAGATGAACAAAAGGTTGAACAAGACTTAATGCCTAAAGATCATTTTAAAGCTCAACCAAAAACATCTAGAGCAACTGAAGAACCTAAAAAAATAATTCATACCTTAAATTTAGATGAAGCTGAGGATAATAAGCCAAAGCAGAATAATCAACCTAATGATATTAACGAAATAGATGTTGATTACGAAACTGTCAACAATGATATTGAATTTGAAATTCATGAAAAGCCGACAGAAAGTGAAACTCAATCTGAACAAGCTGAAGGTCATGATGATGGCTTTTTACAATTTGATTTGAACACATCAAATACTGAAGAAACCATCAAAAAGGAACGCCAATTTACTGCTGAAGAAATAAGCCAAATTGAAGTTCATAACTTTGAAGAAATCAAATTTCAGCCTAAGTCTGAACATCAAGTGAAGCGCTATAACTTAGAAGATTTCGAGGAGGAGCAATTAGAAAGTGTTTCACAGAAAACTTCAACTCAACCAAAAAAAGTTGAAGAACCTCAAGAAGAAAATTTATTTACTACTTCTATAAGAGATACTGAATCTACTCAGGATAACAATGAGACGACTGAAGTAGATCCATTTAATTCATCAATATCAGAATTAGCGGCTAGGGCAGAAGAGCGACGAGCCAAAATGAAGCAGTTTAACTATAAATTTAATCGTAGTAATAATATAGATGATATCGAAAAACAACCTGCTTATAAGCGTGCAGGTGTAGAACTTAAAGAGCACCAGCGTAATGCTCAAAATATGTCAAGAACTTCATTAGAATCTAATGAAGATGGGATTAACTTTAAATCTAACAACTCATTTTTACACGATAATGTAGATTAA